One genomic region from Anthonomus grandis grandis chromosome 1, icAntGran1.3, whole genome shotgun sequence encodes:
- the LOC126737271 gene encoding kielin/chordin-like protein, giving the protein MKIARDLHITVRNCLFVWTLTLLFQNAESQNCDLSGTLIYEDMGCKPHYERAFSHQNSCPSKYDCLGLKKSTSNCFLKGKAYKINEMVDSKLTANLCDLGCSCQKNGDKTSFKCATVDCPEWSVAEPPTGCYRKYSLDDCCYIREMCPPYENSTTCVYDGKVYKEGENFLPKNSCWRCVCQAGFRGKLEKPFCRRRSCGAQVKHQEKLQERCAPLYYKRKYRESDPLCCPTNWICSEGNEKVTGRPTSEKMCLFGQRLIRAGQKFEKIVEMPRNMTVHCECKIPPLLTCITYVI; this is encoded by the exons ATGAAGATTGCCCGAGATTTACATATAACGGTCCGAAATTGTCTATTTGTGTGGACGTTGACCCTGTTATTTCAAAATGCAG aATCTCAAAATTGCGATCTATCCGGAACTCTTATATACGAAGATATGGGCTGCAAACCCCATTACGAAAGGGCGTTTTCACACCAAAACTCTTGCCCCTCGAAGTACGATTGTTTGGGCTTAAAAAAATCCACTAGCAATTGTTTTTTGAAGGGAAAAGCGTATAAAATCAACGAAATGGTCGATTCGAAATTAACCGCCAATTTGTGCGATCTTGGCTGTTCGTGTCAGAAAAACGGAGACAA GACGTCATTTAAATGTGCCACAGTGGATTGCCCGGAATGGTCTGTCGCTGAGCCGCCTACAGGTTGCTACAGGAAATATTCCTTAGACGACTGTTGCTATATCAGAGAAATGTGTC ccCCATATGAAAATTCTACAACGTGTGTGTACGACGGGAAAGTTTATAAAGAAGGTGAGAATTTTTTGCCAAAGAACTCGTGTTGGAGGTGCGTGTGTCAGGCAGGTTTTAGAg ggaaattgGAGAAACCGTTCTGCAGAAGGCGCTCCTGCGGGGCTCAAGTGAAACACCAAGAAAAGTTGCAGGAGAGGTGCGCCCCGTTGTATTATAAAAGGAAATATAGGGAGAGTGACCCGCTTTGTTGTCCGACAAATTGGATTTGTA GCGAAGGAAACGAAAAAGTAACAGGCCGCCCAACTTCTG aaaaaatgtgcCTTTTTGGCCAAAGACTGATCAGAGCGGggcaaaaatttgaaaaaatcgtGGAAATGCCCCGAAACATGACTGTACATTGCGAGTGTAAGATCCCACCACTCTTAACCTGTATTACTTATGTGATATAA